One region of Vicinamibacteria bacterium genomic DNA includes:
- a CDS encoding cupin domain-containing protein: protein MTDVKDFALSKSDLDVINPGPGEYVHVMEGQRHGYQNLTIGITYTAPGGAPPMHTHMGEESHVLLKGQKVLYALGERMFVMEGPYIVNIPPMVPHSFQNLDEEVAELVVIFPTNVWEYDVLDYFPFATPEAKALAEATGDRVVPRVP from the coding sequence CGCTGTCGAAGAGCGATCTGGATGTGATCAATCCGGGGCCAGGCGAGTACGTCCACGTCATGGAGGGGCAGAGGCACGGCTACCAAAACCTGACCATCGGAATCACCTATACGGCACCCGGCGGCGCCCCACCGATGCATACCCACATGGGCGAGGAATCCCATGTGCTCCTGAAGGGGCAGAAGGTCCTTTATGCCCTGGGCGAGCGGATGTTTGTCATGGAAGGACCGTACATCGTCAACATCCCGCCCATGGTGCCTCACTCGTTCCAGAACTTGGATGAGGAGGTGGCGGAGCTCGTCGTCATTTTCCCGACCAATGTGTGGGAGTACGACGTTCTTGACTACTTTCCGTTTGCCACTCCCGAGGCCAAAGCACTGGCGGAGGCAACCGGTGATCGAGTGGTTCCCCGAGTACCCTGA
- a CDS encoding prenyltransferase/squalene oxidase repeat-containing protein yields the protein MALLALLFVVLAPVETPELRAIEFLAREVPKWPRENGCFSCHNNGDAARALIAAKSAGLSVPDDSLSETLDWLARPKRWDDKGGGGGFDDAVLARIQFASALASAVDAGLIEDRSTLERAAEIVASDQGVDGSWRLDASASLGSPATYGRPLATAVAKRVLEKADRKRHADAVRRASDWLQNLEVQTVVDAAAVLIGVDTACGKCVDIIGKAQAPSGGWGPHLVASPEPFDTALVMLALEGVAGGNNWIEDGRRFLLERQLEDGSWPETTRPAGQQSYAQYISTTGWATLALLSTRSLR from the coding sequence ATGGCTCTTCTGGCTCTGTTGTTCGTCGTTCTCGCTCCTGTTGAGACGCCCGAGTTACGGGCAATCGAGTTCCTCGCGCGCGAGGTGCCCAAGTGGCCCCGAGAGAACGGGTGTTTTTCCTGTCACAACAACGGGGATGCGGCACGGGCGCTGATCGCGGCGAAGAGCGCGGGGCTTTCGGTGCCTGATGACTCTCTCTCCGAGACTCTCGATTGGCTCGCTCGTCCCAAGCGATGGGACGACAAGGGCGGCGGGGGAGGATTCGACGACGCCGTTCTCGCTCGCATCCAGTTCGCTTCGGCCCTGGCGAGTGCCGTCGATGCCGGGCTCATCGAGGACCGCTCGACTCTCGAGCGGGCGGCGGAGATCGTCGCATCCGATCAGGGTGTCGATGGCTCCTGGAGGCTCGATGCGAGCGCCAGCCTGGGCTCGCCCGCAACCTACGGACGGCCGCTCGCCACTGCGGTCGCGAAACGGGTTCTGGAGAAGGCTGACCGAAAGCGCCACGCCGATGCCGTTCGCCGTGCAAGTGATTGGCTGCAGAATCTGGAGGTCCAAACCGTGGTCGATGCCGCGGCGGTGTTGATCGGTGTCGACACGGCCTGTGGCAAGTGCGTCGACATCATCGGGAAAGCCCAGGCGCCCTCGGGAGGGTGGGGACCCCATCTCGTGGCTTCCCCCGAGCCGTTCGACACGGCCCTCGTCATGCTCGCACTCGAAGGCGTCGCCGGGGGCAACAACTGGATCGAAGACGGCCGACGCTTCCTGCTGGAGCGGCAGCTAGAGGACGGAAGCTGGCCCGAGACCACCCGCCCCGCGGGCCAGCAGAGCTACGCTCAATACATCTCGACCACGGGCTGGGCCACGCTAGCGCTTCTCAGTACGCGGTCACTCCGCTGA